A window from Elusimicrobiota bacterium encodes these proteins:
- a CDS encoding LysM peptidoglycan-binding domain-containing protein — protein sequence MRLLAAVLLLAATLPCRADVDDGTTYQNVVVKPGDTMWAIANKYLKDPARWDEILKHNKLPTKDPTVALPGMTLRVPVRLIKAQLRAAHLVYAINRVLYRSKETASWKTGKLAMELFQGDTVRTLEESKARVKLLDRELLSLEPNSMAVIKPQDRDGDLELKAGSVFAGRARVVTASALITPRTRDTRYSATVEADLTTRVDVFKGAAGVDAQGSSVEVPAGMSTLVRPGLAPEVPKVIVNLPEKENRAFEYASAVKVGGGPAPEPRGPAGLAPVPEADADSLRGDLQSLRVGLPIAGYLVQAATDREFKKIVLDKKFEAEERLRPNEEGLKPGAYWWRIAIIDLLGTEGRFSEPRYYTVGVKRASAGITADLRKAIVIASPAEEAYIDTDNVRVSGVLRDDRLRVDVGGKPMRIDQDGNFVVTVPLKDGMNEILITVSDPNGNSTQISRRVTRRR from the coding sequence ATGAGGCTGCTCGCCGCCGTCCTCCTGTTGGCCGCGACCCTGCCGTGCCGCGCCGACGTCGACGACGGCACGACCTATCAGAACGTCGTCGTCAAGCCCGGCGACACGATGTGGGCCATCGCGAACAAATATCTGAAAGACCCGGCCCGTTGGGACGAGATCCTCAAGCACAACAAGCTGCCCACCAAGGACCCCACGGTCGCCCTTCCGGGCATGACCTTGCGCGTGCCGGTCCGCCTCATCAAGGCGCAGCTGCGCGCCGCGCACCTCGTCTACGCGATCAACCGGGTGCTGTACCGGAGCAAGGAGACCGCGAGCTGGAAGACGGGCAAGCTCGCGATGGAGCTGTTCCAGGGCGACACGGTGCGCACGCTCGAGGAGTCGAAGGCGCGCGTGAAGCTCCTCGACCGGGAGCTGCTCAGCCTCGAGCCGAACTCGATGGCCGTCATCAAGCCGCAGGACCGCGACGGCGACCTCGAGCTGAAGGCCGGCTCCGTGTTCGCCGGGCGCGCGCGCGTCGTCACGGCGTCCGCGCTCATCACCCCGCGCACGCGCGACACCCGCTACTCGGCCACCGTCGAGGCCGACCTCACGACGCGCGTCGACGTCTTCAAGGGCGCCGCCGGCGTCGACGCCCAGGGCAGCAGCGTCGAGGTCCCCGCCGGCATGAGCACGCTCGTCCGTCCGGGCCTGGCGCCCGAGGTGCCGAAGGTGATCGTCAACCTTCCCGAGAAGGAGAACCGGGCGTTCGAGTACGCCTCCGCCGTGAAGGTCGGCGGCGGGCCCGCTCCCGAGCCCCGGGGCCCCGCGGGGCTCGCGCCTGTCCCCGAGGCCGACGCCGACAGCCTGCGCGGCGACCTGCAGTCCCTGCGCGTCGGTCTGCCGATCGCCGGCTATCTCGTCCAGGCCGCGACCGACCGGGAGTTCAAGAAGATCGTGCTCGACAAGAAGTTCGAGGCGGAAGAGCGGCTGCGCCCGAACGAGGAAGGCCTCAAGCCGGGCGCCTACTGGTGGCGCATCGCGATCATCGACCTTCTGGGCACCGAGGGCCGCTTCTCCGAGCCGCGCTACTACACCGTCGGCGTCAAGCGCGCGTCGGCGGGCATCACCGCCGACCTTAGAAAAGCGATCGTCATCGCGAGCCCGGCCGAGGAGGCCTACATCGACACCGACAACGTGCGCGTCTCCGGGGTCCTGCGCGACGACCGCCTGCGCGTCGACGTGGGCGGCAAGCCGATGCGCATCGACCAGGACGGGAACTTCGTCGTCACCGTGCCCTTGAAGGACGGGATGAACGAGATCCTCATCACGGTCTCCGACCCCAACGGGAACTCCACTCAGATCTCCCGCCGCGTGACTAGACGCAGATAG
- a CDS encoding HAMP domain-containing protein translates to MGWLRSGLFRRVALVMGALALIPVSVLSWKIVQSNQDAVQGAVLELHVKLAEKTAEQVEGWVDSVDQRVKVAIVGLRARMDWPDKQELTRALVEAGSGVASVTLLRENGGAILEAFSPVLTGAPTALDPKAARAALRRAISRKGGAEILRGPAGPMLVLHRPIQGGVYARVVVPLRELAERIAAERVGGTGFAVLVDGEGRPLSGATTPRGLQLATLPDWTITRAALGSGGSVGSSEFTDPTGVQRVGAYAPIPVLGGAVLVLQSREEAYLAATEARRTAGIAVIVTVVIALLASFLLARALTAPLLALTRAAEAVARGDFQASVDIHTGDELQHLAETFNTMTARLRSYSVLQVDRLIAEQRKTEAIMFSIAEGIVMADREGRVQLANRQAREMFGLAPDADIEGRPIAEALPDGLLRDALVAVSKEPGKGFKEADLSGAQTRKFLRVAASSVVTPGRGAELGVVFAIRDVTLERELEMMKDDFLNYITHDLRNPLGSAMGFIDILLKGTAGVLNADQQTIVSSVRRSTSRLMAMINNILDIAKMESGRAKLQLKTLSLAGVAGRAIDILEQLAKAKRISVHLVAVEEFSVEGDSDMLERVFTNLLGNAIKFAPDGGAITVSITDAGSELKACVEDNGDGIPPEHLQRVFEKFEQVPGQRRGGTGLGLTITKYFVEAHFGRIWVESTPGQGARFYFTIKKGLTLQPDGSVKPAAALV, encoded by the coding sequence ATGGGTTGGCTCCGTTCCGGATTGTTCCGCCGCGTCGCGCTGGTGATGGGGGCTCTGGCCCTCATCCCCGTCTCCGTGCTGTCCTGGAAGATCGTGCAGTCCAACCAGGACGCCGTGCAGGGCGCCGTCCTCGAACTCCACGTGAAGCTCGCGGAGAAGACCGCCGAGCAGGTCGAGGGCTGGGTGGACTCCGTGGACCAGCGCGTCAAGGTCGCCATCGTCGGCCTGCGGGCGCGGATGGACTGGCCCGACAAGCAGGAGCTCACCCGCGCCCTCGTCGAGGCCGGCAGCGGCGTCGCCTCGGTGACCTTGCTGCGCGAGAACGGCGGCGCGATCCTCGAGGCCTTCAGCCCCGTGCTCACCGGCGCCCCGACGGCGCTCGACCCGAAGGCCGCGCGCGCCGCCCTGCGCCGCGCGATCTCCCGCAAGGGCGGCGCCGAGATCCTGCGCGGCCCGGCCGGTCCGATGCTCGTCCTGCACCGGCCGATCCAAGGGGGCGTGTACGCCCGCGTCGTCGTGCCGCTGCGCGAGCTCGCCGAGCGCATCGCGGCCGAGCGCGTCGGCGGCACCGGCTTCGCCGTGCTCGTCGACGGCGAGGGGCGGCCGTTGTCGGGCGCCACGACCCCGCGCGGCCTCCAGCTCGCGACCTTGCCCGATTGGACGATCACCCGCGCGGCGCTCGGCTCCGGCGGCAGCGTCGGTTCGAGCGAGTTCACCGACCCGACGGGCGTGCAGCGCGTCGGCGCCTACGCCCCGATCCCCGTGCTGGGCGGCGCCGTGCTCGTCCTGCAGAGCCGCGAGGAGGCCTATCTCGCCGCCACCGAGGCCCGCCGCACGGCCGGCATCGCCGTCATCGTCACGGTCGTCATCGCCCTGCTCGCGTCCTTCCTCCTTGCCCGCGCCCTGACCGCGCCCCTGCTCGCCTTGACGCGAGCGGCCGAGGCCGTCGCGCGGGGCGACTTCCAGGCGAGCGTCGACATCCACACCGGCGACGAGCTCCAGCACCTGGCCGAGACGTTCAACACGATGACCGCGCGCCTGCGCTCGTACTCCGTCCTGCAGGTCGACCGCCTCATCGCCGAGCAGCGCAAGACCGAGGCGATCATGTTCTCGATCGCGGAAGGCATCGTCATGGCCGACCGCGAGGGCCGCGTCCAGCTCGCCAACCGCCAGGCCCGCGAGATGTTCGGCCTCGCCCCCGACGCCGACATCGAGGGCCGCCCGATCGCCGAGGCCCTTCCGGACGGCCTCCTGCGCGACGCCCTGGTCGCGGTGTCCAAGGAGCCCGGCAAGGGCTTCAAGGAGGCCGACCTTTCCGGCGCGCAGACCCGCAAGTTCCTGCGCGTCGCGGCGAGCTCCGTCGTCACGCCGGGCCGCGGCGCCGAGCTCGGCGTCGTGTTCGCCATCCGGGACGTGACCCTCGAGCGCGAGCTCGAGATGATGAAGGACGACTTCCTCAACTACATCACGCACGACCTGCGCAACCCGCTCGGCTCGGCGATGGGCTTCATCGACATCCTCCTCAAGGGAACGGCCGGGGTGCTGAACGCGGACCAGCAGACGATCGTCTCCTCGGTGCGGCGCTCGACGAGCCGCCTGATGGCGATGATCAACAACATCCTCGACATCGCGAAGATGGAGTCCGGCCGCGCGAAGCTCCAGCTGAAGACCCTCTCGCTGGCGGGCGTCGCGGGCCGCGCCATCGACATCCTGGAGCAGCTCGCGAAGGCCAAGAGGATCTCCGTGCACCTGGTCGCCGTCGAGGAGTTCTCCGTCGAGGGCGACTCCGACATGCTCGAGCGGGTGTTCACGAACCTCCTCGGCAACGCGATCAAGTTCGCGCCCGACGGCGGCGCGATCACGGTCTCGATCACCGACGCGGGAAGCGAGCTGAAGGCCTGCGTCGAGGACAACGGCGACGGCATCCCTCCGGAGCACCTGCAGCGCGTGTTCGAGAAGTTCGAGCAGGTCCCCGGCCAGCGCCGCGGCGGCACCGGCCTGGGCCTGACGATCACCAAGTACTTCGTCGAGGCCCACTTCGGCCGCATCTGGGTCGAGTCCACGCCCGGCCAGGGGGCGCGCTTCTATTTCACCATCAAGAAAGGCCTGACCTTGCAGCCCGACGGCAGCGTGAAGCCCGCGGCCGCCCTCGTATGA
- a CDS encoding PDZ domain-containing protein, with amino-acid sequence MMRLLSLVLIAAAAFPANAASTRPASKRPARKSSPAKTAPAKAAPAKTTPAPREEAPASSPVALDEIALFGLGADLASQDGALLVSFVRPGSRAEKAGLKAGDQVLRVDGSVSTRAKTASALRSWTPGTRLPVIVRRGLEVVTLETAVVPPARDYARGDKDLSEHERTLAAERSNQAVADGRAVVKAVGPLTVAVRADQGLWVRFPKGLPAGLKKGDETAAEASTGLTVDASLDFLAVPPGSKLRARVIDAVDDGQTRTVRLAFYALDLAGGGTYTTLGHATAVSGDQRMARVAPGGTLVAAAPLPDAKRRALEPVLDADARLRVKLLEPLVIDEPPSYWRAGPGLWVKTVEDGGRRRFEVTHAIAGRSAESAGLKVGDRLDAIGGKPAEKMDFAEAVDRLYGKPESDVEVSVLRGKSQPLKLKRGMRWTGGKSTPVPLAYNAQ; translated from the coding sequence ATGATGCGACTGCTCTCTCTCGTCTTGATCGCCGCCGCGGCGTTCCCCGCGAACGCCGCGAGCACGCGCCCGGCCTCCAAGCGCCCCGCGCGCAAATCCTCTCCCGCCAAGACGGCCCCCGCCAAGGCGGCTCCCGCCAAGACGACCCCGGCCCCTCGCGAGGAGGCGCCCGCTTCGTCTCCGGTCGCCCTCGATGAGATCGCCCTGTTCGGATTGGGCGCGGACCTCGCCTCCCAGGACGGAGCGCTCCTGGTCTCCTTCGTGCGCCCCGGCTCGCGCGCGGAGAAGGCCGGCCTCAAGGCCGGCGACCAGGTGCTGCGCGTCGACGGCTCCGTGTCGACCCGCGCCAAGACCGCCTCCGCCCTTCGCTCCTGGACGCCCGGCACGCGCCTGCCGGTCATCGTCCGCCGCGGCCTCGAGGTCGTCACGCTCGAGACCGCCGTGGTGCCGCCGGCCCGCGACTACGCCCGCGGCGACAAGGACCTGTCCGAGCACGAGAGGACCCTGGCCGCCGAGCGCTCCAACCAGGCCGTCGCCGACGGCCGCGCCGTGGTCAAGGCCGTGGGCCCGCTCACCGTCGCGGTCCGCGCCGACCAGGGCCTGTGGGTCCGCTTTCCCAAGGGCCTGCCCGCCGGCCTCAAGAAGGGCGACGAGACCGCCGCCGAGGCCTCGACCGGCCTCACCGTGGACGCCTCCCTCGACTTCCTCGCGGTGCCCCCCGGCTCCAAGCTGCGCGCGCGCGTCATCGACGCCGTCGACGACGGGCAGACCCGCACGGTCCGCCTCGCCTTCTACGCCCTCGACCTCGCCGGCGGCGGGACCTACACCACCCTCGGCCACGCCACCGCCGTCTCCGGCGACCAGCGCATGGCCCGCGTCGCCCCCGGCGGCACCCTCGTCGCGGCCGCCCCTCTGCCCGACGCCAAGCGCCGCGCCCTGGAACCCGTCCTCGACGCGGACGCGCGCCTGCGCGTGAAGCTCCTCGAGCCGCTCGTCATCGACGAGCCGCCGTCCTACTGGCGCGCGGGCCCCGGCCTGTGGGTCAAGACCGTCGAGGACGGCGGACGCCGCCGCTTCGAGGTCACGCACGCGATCGCCGGCCGCTCGGCGGAGAGCGCGGGCCTGAAGGTCGGAGACCGCCTCGACGCGATCGGCGGCAAGCCGGCCGAGAAGATGGACTTCGCCGAGGCCGTCGACCGCCTCTACGGCAAGCCGGAGTCCGACGTCGAGGTCTCCGTGCTGCGCGGCAAGAGCCAGCCCCTCAAGCTCAAGCGCGGCATGCGCTGGACCGGCGGGAAGTCGACGCCGGTGCCGCTCGCCTACAACGCCCAGTAG
- a CDS encoding Glu/Leu/Phe/Val dehydrogenase translates to MDTKITAKPSPVVKPLEHAEAHEANPWAQAMEQLDRAGKAMKLEPFALERLRHCKRILTVSVPVKMDDGSVKVFEGYRIQHNMDRGPAKGGIRYHPSVSLDEVKALSFWMTMKCAVVNLPYGGAKGGVICDPKKMSRGELERMTRRYTAEISIIIGPDKDIPAPDVNTNAEVMAWVMDTYSMTIGYSCPGVVTGKPIEIGGSLGRNEATGRGVFYVTRELAAREGFDLRKSAVIVQGFGNVGSNAANIFAEHGTKVVGISDVGGGLYDPKGLDLHDIMEYRKTHDSIMDYPKAEKVAIDKFVELPCDILIPAAMEGTINKGNADRIKAKYIVEGANGPTTNEADAILHKKGVVLVPDILANAGGVTVSYFEWVQDMQAYFWSEKDINARLQDIIVGAFTEVYDLSKKEKVDMRMGAFMVGLRRLGKAASIRGMYP, encoded by the coding sequence ATGGACACCAAGATCACCGCCAAGCCGTCCCCCGTCGTGAAGCCCCTCGAGCATGCCGAAGCGCACGAGGCCAATCCCTGGGCCCAGGCCATGGAGCAGCTCGACCGCGCCGGCAAGGCGATGAAGCTCGAGCCCTTCGCGTTGGAACGCCTGCGCCACTGCAAGCGCATCTTGACCGTGTCGGTCCCCGTCAAGATGGACGACGGCTCGGTGAAGGTCTTCGAGGGCTACCGCATCCAGCACAACATGGACCGCGGTCCGGCCAAGGGCGGCATCCGCTACCACCCGTCGGTGTCCCTCGACGAGGTCAAGGCGCTCTCCTTCTGGATGACGATGAAGTGCGCGGTCGTCAACCTCCCCTACGGCGGCGCCAAGGGCGGCGTGATCTGCGACCCGAAGAAGATGTCCCGCGGCGAGCTCGAGCGCATGACGCGCCGCTACACCGCCGAGATCTCCATCATCATCGGCCCGGACAAGGACATCCCCGCTCCCGACGTGAACACCAACGCCGAGGTCATGGCCTGGGTCATGGACACCTACTCGATGACGATCGGCTACTCTTGCCCCGGCGTCGTCACCGGCAAGCCCATCGAGATCGGCGGCTCGCTCGGCCGCAACGAGGCCACCGGCCGCGGCGTGTTCTACGTCACCCGCGAGTTGGCCGCGCGCGAGGGCTTCGACCTGCGCAAGTCCGCCGTCATCGTCCAGGGCTTCGGCAACGTCGGCTCCAACGCCGCGAACATCTTCGCCGAGCACGGCACCAAGGTCGTCGGCATCTCCGACGTCGGCGGCGGCCTGTACGACCCGAAGGGCCTCGACCTCCACGACATCATGGAGTACCGCAAGACGCACGACTCGATCATGGACTACCCGAAGGCCGAGAAGGTCGCCATCGACAAGTTCGTCGAGCTGCCCTGCGACATCCTGATCCCGGCGGCGATGGAGGGCACGATCAACAAGGGCAACGCCGACCGGATCAAGGCCAAGTACATCGTCGAGGGCGCCAACGGCCCGACGACGAACGAGGCCGACGCGATCCTGCACAAGAAGGGCGTCGTCCTCGTCCCCGACATCCTGGCCAACGCCGGCGGCGTGACCGTCTCCTACTTCGAGTGGGTGCAGGACATGCAGGCCTACTTCTGGAGCGAGAAGGACATCAACGCGCGCCTGCAGGACATCATCGTCGGCGCCTTCACCGAGGTCTACGACCTGTCCAAGAAGGAGAAGGTGGACATGCGCATGGGCGCCTTCATGGTCGGCCTGCGCCGCCTCGGCAAGGCCGCGTCGATCCGCGGGATGTATCCGTAA
- a CDS encoding glycerate kinase — protein MRVLVAPNAFKGSLSCVDAAKALARGVRAVFRDADIVSIPVADGGDGLIDSLRESLDGRIVSAPVKGPLGERRRASYLWNPAKKLAVIEMARASGLALVPPGKRRPMEATSRGSGDLMRDAVRRGARTVIVGLGGTASSDGGAGMARALGARLLDCEGRELPDGVSGLARLCSVDARAVRSLMAGVKVIALSDVTNPLLGPKGSARVFGPQKGASSAQVGRIEAALAVWARALNRDLGVSVAAVPGAGAAGGLGAGLLAFAGAELVPGADWVLEKTGALKALERSDLALTAEGRLDETSLFGKAPVVLARAAKAARVPCVAVAGQVSRAALPFKKVVSFADAGAKTTADSMARAAHWAAKAAAMAVSGIAVFSVLALPARANKIPAPESFDAQYFQRHLDDNLDKNISGLKDALKSEAVGGDDGWKAGYLWRLCRAKVRLSEKKEKRSDKLALYESAKSDCERSVALSSRTADAHFWLGVAIGRWGETKGLMKALFIIKPLKKEMAEVLRLDPSHGGAHNVLGEILWQVPGFVGGDKKKALEEFETALRLSPRYTANHQPLAEAYLHYGRKDDAIRVLKLVEATKDPADPAEYPENLADAKKLLAALEAAK, from the coding sequence ATGAGGGTACTCGTCGCTCCCAACGCCTTTAAAGGGAGCCTGTCGTGCGTGGACGCAGCGAAGGCCCTGGCCCGCGGCGTCCGCGCCGTTTTCAGGGATGCCGACATCGTCTCCATCCCCGTCGCCGACGGCGGGGACGGGTTGATCGATTCGCTCCGCGAATCGCTGGACGGCCGGATCGTCTCGGCGCCGGTCAAAGGCCCCTTGGGCGAGCGCCGGCGCGCGTCCTACCTCTGGAACCCGGCGAAGAAGCTGGCCGTCATCGAGATGGCCCGCGCCTCGGGCCTGGCCTTGGTCCCGCCCGGCAAGCGCCGCCCGATGGAGGCGACCTCGCGCGGCAGCGGCGACCTGATGCGGGACGCGGTGCGGCGCGGCGCGCGCACGGTCATCGTGGGCCTGGGCGGCACCGCCTCGAGCGACGGCGGGGCGGGCATGGCGCGCGCCCTCGGCGCGCGCCTGCTCGACTGCGAGGGCCGCGAGCTGCCCGACGGCGTGTCGGGCCTGGCGCGCCTGTGCTCGGTCGACGCCCGCGCGGTCCGCTCCCTGATGGCGGGCGTGAAGGTGATCGCGCTGTCCGACGTGACCAACCCGCTCCTCGGCCCCAAGGGCTCGGCGCGGGTGTTCGGCCCGCAGAAGGGGGCCTCATCGGCGCAGGTCGGGCGGATCGAGGCGGCGCTGGCCGTCTGGGCGCGCGCCTTGAACCGCGACCTCGGCGTGTCGGTCGCCGCCGTGCCCGGCGCGGGCGCCGCGGGCGGCCTGGGCGCGGGCCTGCTCGCGTTCGCGGGAGCGGAGCTCGTGCCCGGGGCCGACTGGGTCCTCGAGAAGACGGGCGCGCTCAAGGCGCTCGAGCGCTCCGACCTGGCGCTCACCGCCGAGGGCCGCCTCGACGAGACGAGCCTGTTCGGCAAGGCCCCCGTCGTTTTGGCGCGCGCCGCGAAAGCGGCGCGCGTGCCCTGCGTCGCCGTCGCCGGCCAGGTGTCGCGCGCCGCTTTGCCGTTCAAGAAGGTCGTCTCCTTCGCCGACGCCGGCGCCAAGACCACGGCCGACTCGATGGCTCGCGCCGCCCACTGGGCCGCCAAGGCCGCCGCGATGGCGGTGTCAGGCATCGCGGTATTTTCAGTTTTGGCCCTGCCCGCCCGGGCGAACAAGATCCCCGCGCCGGAATCGTTCGACGCCCAGTACTTCCAGCGCCATCTCGACGACAACCTCGACAAGAACATCTCCGGGCTCAAGGACGCGTTGAAGAGCGAAGCCGTCGGCGGGGACGACGGTTGGAAGGCCGGCTATCTGTGGCGCCTGTGCCGGGCCAAGGTCCGTCTCTCGGAAAAAAAGGAGAAGCGCTCCGACAAGCTCGCTCTCTACGAGTCCGCCAAGTCCGATTGCGAGCGGTCCGTGGCCCTGTCCTCCCGGACCGCCGATGCCCACTTCTGGCTCGGCGTGGCGATCGGGCGCTGGGGTGAGACGAAGGGCCTGATGAAGGCGCTGTTCATCATCAAGCCTCTCAAAAAAGAGATGGCGGAGGTCCTCCGCCTCGACCCGTCGCACGGCGGGGCGCACAACGTGCTCGGCGAGATCCTGTGGCAGGTCCCGGGCTTCGTCGGCGGGGACAAGAAGAAGGCCCTCGAGGAGTTCGAGACGGCGCTCAGGCTGTCGCCGCGCTACACCGCGAACCATCAGCCCCTGGCCGAGGCCTACCTGCACTACGGCCGCAAGGACGACGCCATCCGCGTGCTCAAGCTGGTCGAGGCGACGAAGGACCCCGCCGACCCGGCCGAGTATCCCGAGAACCTCGCCGACGCCAAGAAGCTTCTCGCGGCGCTCGAAGCGGCCAAGTAG